The Thermoflexus sp. genome segment CCAGTCCACATCGGTCAGGAACTGCCGCACCGCACTGTGCAGCATCGGCCCCCGCCAGATCACCGGCTGATCCGGCGGCAGCAGGAACCCCAACGACATCACCCGCACCCCATAGGCCACCGCCGGGAGGATTTTGTTGTCCCGCGGCGCCGGGATGCGGCTCACCCCCAGCATCTCCGGGATGTTCGGCCCATAGACATCGGCGTCCATCAACCCCACCATCGCCCCCATCCCCGCCAGGGCCACTGCCAGATTGGCCGCTACCGTGCTCTTGCCCACCCCGCCCTTGCCGCTGCCCACCGCCACGATATTCTTGATGGATAATCCCTCGATCGTCTGCAAACGGGCGTGGGCCGGCACCTGGGCGGACAGTCGCAGGTCCACCGCCCGCACTCCGGGCAGGGCCTGCAGGGCGGCGCGGATATCCGCTTCGATACGCTCGGTAAGGGGGCAGGCCGGGGTAGTGAGCACCACGGTCAGAGAGACTCGATCCCCCTCCACCTGCACGTCCCGCACCATTCCCAGGGAGACGATGTCCCGCCCCAGCTCCGGATCGATCACCCGGCGCAGCGCCTGCATCACCTGTTCAGTCGTTGGCATCCAAGCCTCCTCGCTCGCCCGACCGGACTTATGAGCGGACTGCTGCCTTCTCCCCCTTCTTCGCCTTTTCCGCCTCTTTCTCCGCCAGCTCCCGGGCCCAATCCGAAGGGTGGATCTGCGCATGGTAGGTGTCCGGCTTCAGCAGGCGCGGCAGGTCGAAGAGCAGGGATTCGTAGCGTTCGTAGGCGGAGAGCTCGTAGTCGTGGTCCATCTTGATGGCGTCGAAGGGGCAGAACTCCGCGCAGAAGCCGCAGGACATGCAAATCGTGGCGTCGATGTAGAAGGCCTCGGGCTCCGGCTTCGGGCGGCCCGTTTGGGGGTCCGTGCCCCGCACGATCCAGATGCACTGGGGCGGGCAGACCTTGGCGCAGATCCCGCAGGAGGTGCACTTGATCTTGTTCTCCTGGGTGTCGTAGACCAGGAAGGGGATGTAGCGGAAGTTCTCGGGCAGCGGCAGCTTCTCCTTCGGGTACTGAACGGTGAACACGCCGCGGGCTCGCGGGCCCTGGCGCGCCGGGAGATGTTGAGGCTGATAGCGCCCGCCCTCGAACAGATAGCGGACATCCTCGATGTAGGAGTAGATGAAATGCTTCAGCGTGACGCCGAGGCCCTTAAGAATTCCAAGACCGTAGATCATCGCGGATCGCCTCCCGCTCCCAGGCTAACGGTCGACCTCGCCCAGCACGATATCGATGCTGCCCAAGATGACCACCACGTCGGCCACCTTGTGGCCCTTGCACATCTCGTTCAGGGCGGTCAGGTTGATGAAGGACGGCGCCCGGATGTGGTAGCGGTAGGGGTTGGGGCTGCCGTCGCTGACGATGTAAAAGCCCAGCTCCCCCTTGGGGTTCTCCACGCGCCCATAGGCCTGACCCGCCGGCACGCGGATCATATATTGCTTCTTGCCCGCCTGGATCTCCCCCTTGGGGATCTGATCCAGGGCCTGGCGGAGGATGCGCAGGGATTGCCACATCTCATCGATGCGGATCAGATAACGATCGTAAACGTCCCCGTTGTAGCGGACCGCCACGTCGAAATCGAAGCGATCGTAGATGCTGTAAGGCTCCGCCCGGCGC includes the following:
- a CDS encoding 4Fe-4S binding protein — translated: MIYGLGILKGLGVTLKHFIYSYIEDVRYLFEGGRYQPQHLPARQGPRARGVFTVQYPKEKLPLPENFRYIPFLVYDTQENKIKCTSCGICAKVCPPQCIWIVRGTDPQTGRPKPEPEAFYIDATICMSCGFCAEFCPFDAIKMDHDYELSAYERYESLLFDLPRLLKPDTYHAQIHPSDWARELAEKEAEKAKKGEKAAVRS
- a CDS encoding Mrp/NBP35 family ATP-binding protein, encoding MPTTEQVMQALRRVIDPELGRDIVSLGMVRDVQVEGDRVSLTVVLTTPACPLTERIEADIRAALQALPGVRAVDLRLSAQVPAHARLQTIEGLSIKNIVAVGSGKGGVGKSTVAANLAVALAGMGAMVGLMDADVYGPNIPEMLGVSRIPAPRDNKILPAVAYGVRVMSLGFLLPPDQPVIWRGPMLHSAVRQFLTDVDWGLLDYLVVDLPPGTGDVAISLAQLAPVTGAVVVTTPQGVALSDVGRAVRMFERLEVPVLGVVENMSGFVCPHCGKVTEIFGKDGGRRLAERMGVPFLGSVPLDPRVVEGGEKGRPIVIAAPDSPAAQALRAIAQQVAARISVLHLGELAPSGVSSTS